From a region of the Paramagnetospirillum magnetotacticum MS-1 genome:
- a CDS encoding BaiN/RdsA family NAD(P)/FAD-dependent oxidoreductase, producing the protein MSAIVIGAGPAGLMAAEVMARQEMAVEIFDAMASPGRKFLLAGKGGLNLTHSEPLDRFTARYGAASAFMAPLLGRFGPEQLRAWAGELGVETFVGSSGRVFPAEMKAAPLLRAWMRRLRALGIVLHTRRRWLGWSADNRLRFMGPDGEEEVEAELCVLALGGASWPRLGSDGGWVPILAAKGVEIIPMKSANCGFDLDWSDAFAERFAGGRTGTVELSFDGQRRRGEITITATGIEGGAVYAMSAHLRDALAEAGQVEALLDLMPDWSPDRVAAALGRPRGSRSLSTFLKKALPLGPMALALLREILPAETLSHPSALAAAVKALPLRLKRPRPLDESISTAGGIALSELDGNLMLKALPGVFAAGEMLDWEAPTGGYLLTGCFSTGYEAGQGALRHCNSV; encoded by the coding sequence ATGAGTGCCATCGTCATTGGCGCAGGTCCGGCCGGATTGATGGCCGCCGAAGTCATGGCCCGGCAAGAGATGGCGGTCGAGATCTTTGACGCCATGGCCTCACCGGGCCGTAAATTCCTGCTGGCGGGCAAGGGCGGTCTCAACCTTACCCATTCCGAACCTCTGGACCGCTTCACCGCCCGCTATGGGGCCGCATCCGCCTTCATGGCGCCTCTGCTGGGCCGGTTCGGGCCAGAGCAATTGCGCGCCTGGGCTGGGGAATTGGGCGTCGAGACCTTTGTCGGGTCGTCGGGCCGGGTCTTTCCCGCCGAGATGAAGGCGGCGCCGCTGCTGCGCGCCTGGATGCGCCGTCTGCGCGCGCTCGGAATCGTCCTGCATACCCGCCGCCGCTGGCTGGGCTGGAGCGCCGACAACCGCCTGCGCTTCATGGGGCCCGATGGCGAGGAAGAGGTGGAGGCCGAGCTCTGCGTCCTGGCGCTGGGCGGGGCGTCATGGCCCCGACTGGGTTCGGACGGCGGTTGGGTTCCGATCCTTGCCGCCAAGGGCGTGGAAATCATCCCGATGAAGTCCGCCAATTGCGGCTTCGACCTGGACTGGAGTGATGCTTTCGCCGAACGGTTCGCGGGCGGCCGCACCGGGACGGTGGAACTGTCATTTGACGGGCAAAGGCGCCGGGGCGAGATAACCATTACCGCCACTGGCATCGAGGGTGGAGCCGTCTACGCCATGTCGGCGCATTTGCGCGACGCCCTGGCCGAAGCGGGGCAAGTCGAAGCGCTGCTGGACCTGATGCCCGACTGGAGCCCCGACAGGGTGGCCGCCGCCCTCGGCCGTCCGCGGGGCTCGCGCTCGCTGTCCACTTTCTTGAAGAAGGCCCTGCCGCTCGGCCCCATGGCTTTGGCCTTGCTGCGCGAGATTTTGCCCGCCGAGACCCTCAGCCACCCGTCCGCCCTGGCCGCTGCGGTCAAGGCCCTGCCGCTGCGGTTGAAACGCCCCCGCCCCCTGGACGAATCCATCTCCACCGCTGGCGGTATCGCCTTGAGCGAACTGGATGGAAATTTGATGCTGAAGGCCCTGCCCGGCGTGTTCGCAGCAGGAGAAATGCTGGACTGGGAAGCCCCTACCGGGGGCTACCTCTTAACCGGATGTTTCAGCACGGGATATGAGGCCGGGCAAGGGGCGCTCCGGCATTGTAACTCTGTGTAA
- a CDS encoding DUF6156 family protein: MSVPDHASCRYFVSYSGVKLPLRLVNPLEEGDLGHRNTYMKAWFDAADRLVGCDKLVYGDVQISHRYQYHDNGALCRAEILMDGDLTVMDFDETGVRIST, from the coding sequence ATGTCCGTGCCCGATCATGCCTCTTGCCGCTATTTCGTGTCCTATTCCGGCGTCAAACTGCCGCTCCGGCTGGTCAATCCGCTGGAGGAGGGGGATCTGGGCCATCGCAATACCTATATGAAGGCCTGGTTTGATGCGGCCGACCGTCTGGTGGGCTGTGACAAGCTGGTCTATGGCGATGTGCAAATCAGTCATCGCTATCAGTACCACGACAACGGGGCTTTGTGCCGCGCCGAAATTCTCATGGATGGGGATCTCACCGTGATGGATTTCGACGAGACCGGCGTTCGTATTTCAACCTGA
- a CDS encoding hydrogenase maturation protein — MRVLLLAHSFNSLTQRLWVDLSELGHEVTAEFDVNDAVTLQAVKMARPNVIIAPFLKRAIPESVWKNHLCLVVHPGPPGDRGPAALDWAILEGHQDWGVTVLQAEAGMDEGPVWASRTFPMRLATKSSLYRNEVADGAVEAVLDALSRLQDQDGPVGRPPLAPFKPAVKQAERAIDWTRDDTAAVLRKIRSADGTPGLLDNILDRSVYLHDAHAAAGLSGKPGDLIARSGHAVARATTDGAVWIGHLRAREAHALKLPALDVLGPQDHLPELPGYHDIWYDERHGVGYLHFPFVNGAMSTDQCIRLREAFVKATQRPTKVIALMGGPDFWSNGIHLGTIENALSPAEESWANINAMNDLTREIITCGSHFTLAAMQGNGGAGGVFMALAADLVAAREAVVLNPHYKGMGNLFGSEYWTYLLPRRCGAENAQRVIEARLPMGTEEAERLGLIDCRFGQSVPDFVKLVEEMAEALAADPALDERLAAKRLSRTADEAEKPLDQYRAEELEHMKLNFYGFDPSYHVARYNFIHKVPKSRTPLYLARHRRKG, encoded by the coding sequence ATGCGCGTCTTATTGCTTGCCCATTCCTTCAATTCGCTGACTCAGCGCCTGTGGGTGGACCTGTCCGAACTGGGCCATGAGGTCACCGCCGAATTCGACGTCAACGATGCCGTGACCCTTCAGGCGGTGAAGATGGCGCGGCCCAACGTGATCATCGCCCCCTTCCTCAAACGCGCCATCCCGGAAAGTGTGTGGAAGAACCACCTTTGTCTGGTGGTCCATCCCGGCCCACCCGGCGACCGGGGACCGGCGGCGCTGGACTGGGCCATTCTGGAGGGCCACCAGGATTGGGGTGTCACCGTTCTGCAGGCCGAGGCCGGTATGGATGAAGGGCCGGTCTGGGCATCGCGCACTTTCCCCATGCGTCTTGCCACCAAGTCCAGCCTCTATCGCAACGAAGTGGCCGATGGCGCGGTGGAAGCGGTCCTCGACGCATTGTCCCGTCTTCAGGACCAGGACGGACCGGTCGGTAGACCTCCCCTGGCCCCGTTCAAGCCTGCCGTCAAACAGGCGGAGCGCGCCATCGACTGGACCAGGGACGACACCGCCGCCGTGCTGCGCAAGATCCGCTCGGCCGATGGCACGCCGGGCCTGCTGGACAACATTCTCGACCGGTCGGTCTATCTCCATGACGCCCATGCGGCGGCGGGGCTTTCAGGCAAGCCCGGGGACCTGATCGCCCGTTCGGGCCACGCGGTGGCGCGGGCCACCACCGACGGCGCGGTATGGATCGGCCATCTGCGGGCCAGGGAAGCTCACGCCCTGAAGCTTCCGGCCTTGGACGTGCTGGGGCCCCAGGACCACCTGCCCGAACTGCCGGGCTATCATGATATCTGGTACGACGAGCGCCACGGGGTGGGCTATCTCCACTTCCCCTTCGTCAACGGCGCCATGAGTACGGATCAATGCATCCGCCTGCGCGAGGCCTTCGTCAAGGCAACCCAGCGCCCCACCAAGGTGATCGCCCTGATGGGTGGCCCTGACTTCTGGTCCAACGGCATCCATCTCGGCACCATCGAAAACGCCCTCAGCCCGGCCGAGGAATCCTGGGCCAATATCAACGCCATGAACGATCTCACCCGCGAGATCATCACTTGTGGAAGTCACTTCACCCTGGCCGCGATGCAAGGCAATGGGGGCGCGGGTGGCGTGTTCATGGCGCTGGCCGCCGATCTGGTGGCGGCGCGCGAGGCCGTCGTACTCAATCCCCATTACAAGGGCATGGGCAACCTCTTCGGCTCGGAATACTGGACCTATCTTCTGCCCCGGCGCTGCGGCGCCGAGAATGCCCAAAGGGTGATCGAAGCCCGCCTGCCCATGGGCACGGAGGAGGCCGAGCGCCTGGGCCTGATCGATTGCCGCTTCGGGCAAAGCGTGCCGGACTTCGTCAAACTAGTGGAGGAAATGGCCGAAGCCCTGGCCGCCGATCCGGCCCTGGACGAACGCCTGGCCGCCAAGCGCCTGTCACGCACCGCCGACGAGGCCGAAAAGCCCCTGGATCAATACCGCGCCGAGGAACTGGAACACATGAAGCTGAACTTCTACGGCTTCGATCCCAGCTACCATGTGGCCCGCTACAACTTCATCCACAAAGTCCCGAAGTCGCGCACGCCGCTCTATCTGGCCCGGCACAGAAGGAAGGGTTAG
- the hypE gene encoding hydrogenase expression/formation protein HypE: MTLPRRAHPRPLDIQNGRVDLTHGGGGRAMAQLVEELFIAAFDNEALNQRNDQGAFEVPGGRMVMTTDGYVISPLFFPGGDIGSLAVHGTVNDVAMAGAKPISLSAGFIIEEGFPLSDLKRIVTSMAKASKDAGVPVVTGDTKVVEKGKGDGIFITTAGIGIVPPGVEISGDKARPGDAILVSGTMGDHGVAVMSQRESLGFETEILSDSAALHTMVAAMVAAVPGIRVLRDPTRGGLASTLNEIAGQSGVGMLMEEALVPVKPQVLGACELLGLDPLYVANEGKLICICAEEDAPRLLDIMRSHPLGRDAARIGACREDAHHFVQMKTRMGGNRVVDWLAGEQLPRIC, encoded by the coding sequence ATGACCCTGCCCCGCCGCGCCCATCCCCGCCCGCTGGATATCCAGAACGGCCGCGTCGATCTCACCCATGGCGGCGGCGGCCGCGCCATGGCCCAGTTGGTCGAGGAATTGTTCATCGCCGCCTTCGACAACGAAGCGCTGAACCAGCGCAATGACCAGGGCGCCTTCGAGGTACCCGGTGGCCGCATGGTGATGACCACCGACGGCTATGTCATTTCCCCACTGTTCTTCCCCGGCGGCGATATCGGCAGCCTTGCCGTTCACGGCACCGTCAACGACGTGGCCATGGCGGGGGCAAAGCCCATCTCGCTCTCGGCGGGCTTCATCATCGAGGAGGGCTTTCCCCTTTCCGACTTGAAGCGCATCGTCACCTCCATGGCCAAGGCCAGTAAGGATGCGGGCGTGCCGGTGGTCACCGGCGACACCAAGGTGGTGGAAAAGGGCAAGGGCGACGGCATCTTCATCACCACGGCGGGCATCGGCATCGTGCCTCCCGGCGTGGAGATTTCCGGCGACAAGGCGCGCCCCGGCGACGCCATCTTGGTGTCGGGCACCATGGGCGACCACGGTGTGGCGGTGATGAGCCAGCGAGAATCCCTAGGCTTCGAGACCGAGATCCTGTCGGATTCGGCTGCATTGCATACAATGGTCGCCGCTATGGTGGCCGCCGTGCCGGGAATCCGGGTGCTTCGCGATCCGACGCGGGGAGGCCTGGCCTCCACCTTGAACGAGATCGCCGGTCAGTCGGGCGTCGGCATGCTGATGGAAGAGGCATTGGTGCCGGTCAAGCCGCAGGTGCTGGGCGCCTGCGAATTGCTGGGCCTCGATCCCCTTTACGTCGCCAATGAGGGGAAGCTGATCTGCATCTGCGCCGAAGAGGACGCGCCCCGCCTGCTCGACATCATGCGCTCTCATCCATTGGGCCGTGACGCGGCGCGCATCGGGGCCTGCCGCGAGGATGCCCACCACTTCGTCCAGATGAAGACCCGCATGGGCGGCAACCGGGTGGTGGACTGGCTGGCGGGCGAGCAATTGCCGAGGATCTGTTGA
- the hypD gene encoding hydrogenase formation protein HypD — translation MKYIDEFRDGELAQSIARAIKAEADPASTYHIMEFCGGHTHAISRYGLEDLLPANVRMIHGPGCPVCVLPIGRIDAAIWLARQPGVILCTYGDMLRVPGSKRLSLLKAKAEGADVRMVYSTMDAIKLAQSNPDRQVVFFAIGFETTTPPTAVAIKQAQALELKNFSVFCNHVLTPSAITQILDSPEVRELGTVKLDAFIGPAHVSTIIGSRPYEYFAEEYQRPVVIAGFEPLDVMQAVRMLVRQINEGRFEVENEFARAVTRDGNEKAKSLVADMFELRRVFEWRGLGMVPYSALRLKEPYAAWDAERRWDVPQDNPGDNKACECGAILRGVKKPIDCKLFGTICTPENPMGSCMVSAEGACAAHWTYGRFRDLEKSE, via the coding sequence TTGAAATACATCGACGAGTTCAGGGACGGCGAACTGGCGCAAAGCATTGCGCGCGCCATCAAGGCCGAGGCTGATCCCGCCTCCACCTACCACATCATGGAATTTTGCGGCGGCCATACCCATGCCATCAGCCGTTATGGCCTGGAAGACCTGCTGCCCGCCAATGTGCGCATGATCCACGGGCCGGGCTGTCCGGTCTGCGTGCTGCCCATCGGCCGCATCGACGCCGCCATCTGGCTGGCGCGTCAGCCGGGCGTGATCCTGTGCACCTATGGCGACATGCTGCGCGTGCCGGGCTCCAAGCGCCTGTCGCTGCTCAAGGCCAAGGCCGAGGGCGCCGATGTGCGCATGGTGTACTCGACCATGGACGCCATCAAGCTGGCCCAATCCAATCCTGACCGACAGGTTGTGTTCTTCGCCATTGGCTTCGAGACCACCACGCCGCCCACCGCCGTGGCCATCAAACAGGCCCAGGCGCTGGAGCTGAAGAATTTCAGCGTATTCTGCAACCATGTGCTGACGCCGTCCGCCATCACCCAGATTCTCGATTCCCCCGAGGTGCGCGAACTGGGCACGGTGAAGCTGGACGCCTTCATCGGCCCGGCCCATGTGTCCACCATCATCGGCTCGCGCCCCTACGAATATTTCGCCGAGGAATACCAACGCCCGGTGGTCATCGCCGGTTTCGAGCCCCTCGACGTCATGCAGGCGGTGCGCATGCTGGTGCGCCAGATCAACGAGGGCCGCTTCGAGGTGGAAAACGAATTCGCCCGCGCCGTGACCAGGGACGGCAACGAGAAGGCCAAATCCCTGGTGGCCGACATGTTCGAACTGCGCCGGGTCTTCGAATGGCGGGGGCTGGGCATGGTGCCCTATTCGGCTCTGCGCCTCAAAGAACCCTATGCCGCCTGGGATGCCGAGCGCCGCTGGGACGTGCCCCAGGACAATCCCGGCGACAACAAGGCCTGCGAATGCGGCGCCATCCTGAGGGGAGTGAAAAAGCCCATCGACTGCAAGCTGTTCGGCACAATCTGCACGCCCGAAAATCCCATGGGGTCCTGCATGGTCTCGGCCGAGGGCGCCTGCGCCGCCCACTGGACCTATGGACGGTTCCGGGATCTGGAGAAGAGTGAATGA
- a CDS encoding HypC/HybG/HupF family hydrogenase formation chaperone — protein sequence MCLALPALVTELLPEDSAKVNLGGVTKTVSLALVSDVKPGDYVIVHVGYALSVIDPEEAARTLELFREMGEMAPEALA from the coding sequence ATGTGCCTTGCCCTGCCCGCTCTGGTCACCGAACTGCTGCCCGAGGATTCGGCCAAGGTCAATCTCGGCGGCGTGACCAAGACCGTGTCGCTGGCCCTGGTCTCTGACGTGAAGCCGGGCGACTATGTCATCGTCCATGTGGGCTATGCCCTGTCGGTGATCGACCCCGAAGAAGCGGCCCGCACCCTGGAGCTGTTCCGCGAAATGGGCGAGATGGCCCCGGAGGCCCTCGCTTGA
- a CDS encoding Kae1-like domain-containing protein: protein MSAIAQIIALPRAVPPVLAVGAFLKNTICVTRGAEALISANHGDLGTPDSIAAFEAAVEGLVKEAGVAPILVAHDLHPDFHSTRFAQSLDLPQLAVQHHHAHAAAIAAEHGIEGPVIGVSFDGFGLGPGNQSWGGEVLFADGPHYRRLGHLALLAQPGGDRAAREPWRMAAAALHKLGRGDEIATRFHNIPAAAMLGQMLDRRLNSPETSSAGRLFDAACGLLGIHPISDFEGQAPMALEALVTEPDVLPSGWILHDGVLDLLPLLACLAHCTDPVRGANLFHGTLIEALVQWITELAAAAGTLHVTLGGGCFLNKVLTGGLVHRLKAVGLEPLTAAQVSPGDAGLSLGQAWIAALS from the coding sequence ATGAGTGCCATCGCCCAGATCATCGCCCTGCCGCGCGCCGTTCCGCCGGTGCTGGCGGTGGGGGCTTTTCTCAAGAACACCATCTGCGTGACGCGCGGCGCAGAGGCGCTGATCTCGGCCAATCACGGCGATCTCGGCACGCCGGATTCCATCGCCGCCTTCGAGGCGGCCGTGGAGGGGCTGGTCAAGGAGGCTGGCGTCGCGCCCATCCTCGTCGCCCATGACCTGCACCCTGACTTTCACTCGACCCGCTTTGCCCAGTCTCTCGACCTGCCGCAATTGGCCGTACAGCACCACCACGCCCATGCTGCGGCAATAGCCGCCGAACACGGTATCGAGGGCCCGGTGATCGGCGTGTCCTTCGACGGCTTCGGCCTGGGGCCGGGCAACCAATCCTGGGGCGGCGAAGTGCTGTTTGCTGATGGCCCCCATTACCGCCGCCTGGGCCATCTCGCCCTTTTGGCCCAGCCGGGCGGCGACCGGGCGGCGCGCGAACCCTGGCGCATGGCCGCCGCCGCGCTCCACAAGCTGGGGCGCGGCGACGAGATCGCCACTCGCTTCCACAATATCCCCGCCGCCGCCATGCTGGGCCAGATGCTGGACCGGCGCCTCAACAGCCCCGAGACCTCCTCGGCCGGGCGGCTGTTCGACGCGGCCTGCGGTCTGCTGGGCATTCACCCCATCTCCGATTTCGAAGGCCAAGCCCCCATGGCGCTGGAAGCCCTGGTGACGGAGCCGGACGTGCTGCCATCGGGATGGATTCTTCATGACGGGGTTCTCGACCTTCTGCCGCTGTTGGCCTGTCTTGCCCATTGCACCGACCCGGTCCGGGGTGCCAACCTGTTCCACGGCACCTTGATCGAGGCCCTGGTTCAATGGATCACCGAATTGGCCGCGGCCGCCGGAACGCTCCATGTCACCCTGGGCGGCGGCTGTTTCCTCAACAAGGTGCTGACCGGCGGTCTGGTCCACAGGCTGAAGGCCGTGGGCCTGGAGCCCCTGACCGCCGCCCAGGTATCGCCCGGTGATGCCGGTCTGTCCCTGGGCCAGGCCTGGATCGCCGCGTTGAGTTGA
- the hypB gene encoding hydrogenase nickel incorporation protein HypB — protein sequence MCTVCGCGDAKVDGHTHSHDHDHHHGHSHDHSHDHPHGHDHDHHHHDHDSDKDIHYGRGIAGVHVPGLSQKRIVQIEKDILSHNDDFAEKNRAWMAEHGVFALNLVSSPGSGKTTLLCRTAEALKAKFPVAVIEGDQQTSFDADRIRATGIPAIQVNTGKGCHLDAHMVESAMAKLGLADDSVLFIENVGNLVCPAAFDLGEAYKVAILSVTEGEDKPLKYPDMFHAASMMILNKTDLLPHTDFDVERCIGFARRVNPDIVVLQLSARTGEGMDAWLAWIAEGRKRALAHKVALLEKKLAAVRSSMEQG from the coding sequence ATGTGCACGGTTTGCGGCTGCGGAGACGCCAAGGTGGACGGCCACACTCATTCCCACGACCATGACCACCATCACGGCCACAGCCACGATCACAGCCATGACCATCCCCATGGCCATGACCATGACCATCACCACCATGATCATGATTCCGACAAGGATATCCATTACGGCCGCGGCATCGCCGGAGTCCATGTGCCGGGCCTCAGCCAAAAGCGCATCGTCCAGATCGAAAAGGACATCCTGTCCCACAACGACGATTTCGCCGAAAAGAACCGCGCCTGGATGGCCGAGCATGGGGTCTTCGCGCTCAATCTGGTGTCCAGCCCCGGTTCGGGAAAGACCACGCTGTTGTGCCGCACCGCCGAGGCGTTGAAGGCAAAATTCCCCGTGGCGGTGATCGAAGGCGACCAGCAGACCAGTTTCGACGCCGACCGCATCCGCGCCACCGGCATTCCCGCCATCCAGGTCAATACCGGCAAGGGCTGCCATCTGGACGCCCATATGGTGGAAAGCGCCATGGCCAAGCTGGGCTTGGCCGACGATTCGGTGCTGTTCATCGAGAATGTGGGCAATCTGGTCTGCCCCGCCGCCTTCGATCTGGGCGAGGCCTATAAGGTGGCGATCCTGTCGGTGACGGAGGGCGAGGACAAGCCCTTGAAATATCCCGACATGTTCCACGCGGCCTCCATGATGATCCTCAACAAGACCGATCTGTTGCCCCACACCGATTTCGACGTGGAGCGCTGCATCGGCTTTGCCCGGCGCGTCAATCCCGACATCGTGGTTCTGCAACTCTCGGCCCGCACCGGGGAGGGCATGGACGCGTGGCTGGCCTGGATAGCCGAGGGCAGAAAGCGCGCTTTGGCCCACAAGGTCGCGCTGCTGGAAAAGAAGCTGGCCGCTGTCCGCTCCAGCATGGAGCAAGGCTGA
- the hypA gene encoding hydrogenase maturation nickel metallochaperone HypA: MHEMSLTEGVVRILEDQAASHGFTRVKTVWLEIGELSTVVPESMEFCFDAVARGNPLTEGAKLEIIRIPGTAWCMDCSKSVHVTSRVDLCPDCGGAKLAVTTGEEMRIKEMEVE; this comes from the coding sequence ATGCATGAGATGAGCCTGACCGAGGGCGTGGTGCGCATCTTAGAGGATCAGGCGGCCAGCCATGGCTTCACCCGGGTCAAGACGGTGTGGCTGGAGATTGGCGAACTCTCCACCGTGGTGCCGGAAAGCATGGAATTCTGCTTTGATGCGGTGGCGCGGGGCAATCCGCTGACCGAGGGCGCCAAGCTGGAAATCATCCGCATTCCCGGCACCGCCTGGTGCATGGATTGCTCGAAATCGGTCCACGTCACCTCGCGGGTGGATCTCTGCCCTGATTGCGGCGGCGCCAAACTGGCCGTCACCACGGGAGAGGAGATGCGGATCAAGGAAATGGAGGTGGAGTGA